From a single Brassica oleracea var. oleracea cultivar TO1000 chromosome C5, BOL, whole genome shotgun sequence genomic region:
- the LOC106294375 gene encoding uncharacterized protein LOC106294375 has product MDSRYALELQRIYGVPGSEHVGYQNTYLIIGNSSSPYQHPLMFLSDDSSRASSGQDNTNGVHRREGSISNIGSQNPATEAILLRGESSVMGGERNIKREAEGSVTGAQGNSEVVGGSLAETPKADNEVEPELTPIKVEGNDGGTTDL; this is encoded by the exons ATGGATTCAAGGTACGCACTTGAGCTCCAAAGAATCTATGGTGTTCCCGGATCAGAACACGTTGGCTACCAAAACACTTATCTCATTATTGGGAACAGCAGCAGTCCATATCAACATCCACTAATGTTTCTCAGCGATGACTCCTCCCGCGCTTCATCAGGACAGGATAATACTAACGGTGTACACCGAAGAGAGGGAAGTATATCTAATATTGGAAGTCAGAACCCGGCCACTGAGGCAATCTTACTGCGAG GTGAGTCCTCGGTAATGGGCGGGGAAAGGAACATTAAAAGAGAGGCAGAAGGGAGTGTAACAGGAGCCCAAGGCAACAGTGAAGTAGTAGGAGGTTCCCTTGCTGAGACGCCAAAAGCAGATAATGAGGTAGAACCGGAACTAACTCCCATTAAAGTTGAAGGCAACGACGGTGGAACAACTGATCTCTAG
- the LOC106344717 gene encoding uncharacterized protein LOC106344717 — translation MRTGYIPTGLENRGTLRRRNEDVGNRVQYINIESDADPSDSYYGMNADGVVGDSFFESRDGKELYEVRKVDLHHSCSVDGRAGYQSQATHAVIGGMMKSKFAGRGGGPKPTEIMQAMRGEHDVPISYGKAWRSREVALDYAKGSAGASYNLLPSYLEKLVAANPGTIAEVHTESTGGIDDRFKYMFLALAASIAGFKYMRRVIVVDGTHLKGKYAGCLLTASAQDGNYQVFPLAVAVVDGENDKAWEWFFNKLTQFIPNEEDVVFVSDRHPSIYYGLAKVYPCSRHCARILHLKRNIQTYFKDKHLGFLVGKAARAFRVCEFYSAFNEIERVNASCAEYLTGIGFDHWARAHFKGDCYTS, via the exons ATGAGAACTGGGTATATTCCAACTGGGCTGGAGAACAGAGGAACATTGCGTCGTCGAAATGAAGATGTTGGAAACCGAGTCCAGTACATCAATATTGAATCTGATGCCGATCCATCAGACTCTTACTACGGAATGAATGCAGATGGAGTAGTGGGCGACAGTTTCTTCGAATCTCGTGACGGCAAGG AGTTGTATGAAGTGAGGAAAGTTGATTTACATCATTCGTGTTCTGTCGATGGTCGGGCTGGGTACCAATCACAAGCAACACATGCAGTAATTGGTGGGATGATGAAATCAAAGTTTGCAGGCAGAGGCGGAGGTCCCAAACCAACCGAAATTATGCAAGCAATGAGAGGAGAGCACGATGTTCCTATTTCATATGGGAAAGCATGGAGATCAAGAGAAGTGGCGTTAGATTATGCAAAGGGTTCGGCCGGAGCTTCATACAACCTTCTCCCTTCTTACTTAGAGAAGCTAGTCGCGGCAAATCCTGGTACAATTGCGGAGGTCCACACTGAATCCACTGGGGGCATTGACGACAGGTTCAAGTACATGTTCTTAGCGTTAGCTGCAAGCATCGCGGGTTTCAAATATATGCGAAGAGTGATTGTAGTTGATGGTACACATTTGAAGGGCAAATACGCGGGGTGTTTGTTGACAGCATCCGCTCAAGATGGAAACTATCAAGTGTTTCCATTGGCTGTTGCGGTGGTAGATGGGGAAAATGATAAAGCGTGGGAATGGTTTTTTAATAAGCTGACTCAGTTTATTCCCAACGAAGAAGATGTAGTTTTTGTGTCTGATAGGCATCCCTCTATATACTACGGACTCGCAAAG GTTTACCCGTGCAGTCGACATTGTGCACGCATTCTACATTTGAAAAGAAACATTCAAACCTATTTCAAGGATAAACACTTGGGTTTCCTCGTTGGGAAAGCTGCAAGGGCGTTTCGAGTGTGTGAATTCTACTCTGCCTTCAATGAGATAGAACGAGTTAACGCCTCATGTGCAGAATATCTGACGGGAATAGGCTTCGATCACTGGGCAAGAGCACACTTCAAAGGAGATTGTTACACATCATGA
- the LOC106293405 gene encoding probable 9-cis-epoxycarotenoid dioxygenase NCED5, chloroplastic, giving the protein MASSYIISPNTAKLNLSFAPSDLDAPSPSSSVSYTNTKSRRRKFSTNSVTDSPALLTFPNYPSPNPIIPEKDTSHWNPLQRAASAAFDFAEAALLSRERSQPLPKTVDPRHQISGNYAPVPEQSVKSSLSVTGKIPDCIDGVYLRNGANPLFEPVSGHHLFDGDGMVHAVKITNGDASYSCRFTETERLVQEKRLGSPIYPKAIGELHGHTGIARLMLFYARGLFGLLNHRNGTGVANAGLVYFHDRLLAMSEDDLPYQVRVTDDGDLETVGRFDFDGQLNSAMIAHPKIDPETKELFALSYDVVKKPYLKYFRFSPEGEKSPDVEIPLASPTMMHDFAITENFVVIPDQQVVFKLSDMFLGKSPVKYDGEKVSRFAILPKNAEDASEMIWVESPDTFCFHLWNAWESPETDEVVVIGSCMTPADSIFNECDEQLNSVLSEIRLNLKTGKSTRRTIIPGSVQMNLEAGMVNRNFLGRKTRYAYLAIAELWPKVSGFAKVDLSTGEVKNHFYGYKKYGGEPFFLPRGLESDGEDDGYIMSFVHDEESWKSELQIVNAVTLELEATVKLPSRVPYGFHGTFVNSADMVNQA; this is encoded by the coding sequence CACAGCCAAACTCAATCTCTCCTTTGCACCTTCAGATCTCGATGCTCCTTCACCGTCATCCTCCGTTAGTTACACCAACACCAAGTCCAGACGCCGTAAATTCTCAACAAACTCTGTCACAGACTCTCCGGCTTTATTAACTTTCCCAAATTACCCTTCGCCAAACCCCATAATTCCGGAGAAGGACACTTCTCACTGGAATCCTCTCCAACGCGCCGCCTCCGCCGCTTTCGACTTCGCCGAGGCCGCATTACTCTCTCGCGAGCGTTCTCAGCCTCTTCCTAAAACCGTTGATCCTCGCCATCAGATCTCCGGTAACTACGCTCCGGTGCCGGAGCAATCCGTTAAATCATCACTCTCCGTTACCGGGAAAATCCCTGACTGCATTGACGGCGTTTATTTACGTAACGGCGCTAATCCACTCTTCGAGCCAGTCTCTGGCCATCACCTCTTCGACGGAGACGGCATGGTTCACGCCGTTAAAATTACTAACGGAGACGCGAGTTACTCGTGCCGGTTTACGGAAACCGAGAGATTGGTTCAGGAGAAACGTCTTGGTTCTCCGATTTACCCTAAAGCCATAGGCGAGCTACACGGTCACACCGGTATCGCTCGGTTGATGCTATTTTACGCACGTGGTTTATTCGGTTTACTAAATCACCGTAACGGAACCGGAGTCGCTAACGCCGGTTTGGTTTATTTCCACGACCGGTTATTAGCAATGTCTGAAGACGATCTCCCTTACCAAGTTCGCGTCACCGATGATGGCGATCTCGAGACCGTCGGAAGATTCGACTTCGACGGACAATTAAACTCCGCCATGATCGCTCACCCTAAAATTGACCCTGAAACGAAGGAGCTATTCGCGTTGAGCTACGACGTCGTTAAGAAACCGTACCTGAAATACTTCAGATTCTCGCCGGAAGGGGAGAAGTCGCCGGACGTTGAGATTCCTCTCGCGAGTCCGACGATGATGCACGATTTCGCTATCACTGAGAACTTCGTCGTGATTCCTGATCAACAAGTTGTGTTTAAGCTCTCCGACATGTTTCTCGGGAAATCACCGGTTAAGTACGACGGAGAGAAAGTTTCCCGGTTTGCAATTTTGCCGAAAAACGCAGAGGACGCGTCGGAGATGATCTGGGTAGAGTCTCCGGACACTTTCTGTTTCCACTTGTGGAACGCTTGGGAGTCACCGGAGACTGATGAGGTTGTTGTGATCGGATCTTGTATGACTCCGGCGGATTCGATCTTCAACGAGTGTGATGAGCAGCTCAACAGTGTTTTGTCTGAAATCCGGTTAAATCTTAAAACCGGAAAATCCACGCGAAGAACTATAATTCCCGGTTCGGTTCAGATGAATCTTGAAGCTGGTATGGTGAACCGGAATTTTCTTGGGAGGAAAACCCGGTACGCGTACCTAGCCATAGCCGAACTGTGGCCTAAAGTATCTGGATTCGCTAAAGTGGATCTTTCAACCGGAGAAGTTAAAAATCATTTTTACGGTTATAAAAAATACGGAGGTGAACCTTTTTTCTTACCCAGAGGGTTAGAATCCGACGGAGAAGATGACGGTTACATTATGTCGTTTGTTCACGACGAGGAGAGTTGGAAATCGGAGCTTCAGATTGTTAACGCCGTTACGTTGGAACTGGAAGCAACCGTTAAGTTGCCATCAAGAGTACCGTATGGTTTTCACGGCACGTTCGTAAATTCTGCTGATATGGTAAACCAGGCTTGA